A genomic window from Schistocerca serialis cubense isolate TAMUIC-IGC-003099 chromosome 4, iqSchSeri2.2, whole genome shotgun sequence includes:
- the LOC126474283 gene encoding nuclear pore glycoprotein p62-like has protein sequence MRTLLAVLSALLALVAAAPKASPGFLSSFLPPPPPPPERFEDYDYNDYGGGNGNGNGNGNGNGGGGGGNGGGGTDGALLGGYSYVDANGHLQSVHYVSNGFRLLHTYPASEVKPQQPQLQHHKPAPPPPPPPPPPPPPPPTTTTTTTTTTTPPPRQNGGGFSVNGIGGSSAGGGSFNGFGGSGSSFGSGGGAGGASGSVNGDVHSLNKFFYSFTDPTTFATANTGFPVQHNTYLAHSGYPVAPSNLYGYGYAPAAPAAVATALPAPTAATYTAPAPITYTAHTYAAAAPAKITYTSAAPAKIASFAAAPASVATYTAAATYTAAAAPATVTYTAPAPATFTYTAPAHPTTLTYAAAAPARIATYAAPAPVATYAAPAPLPYATTAAVLPGVQTQYHAQGELGQYTYGYVGQLSAKHEAGGGDGTVAGGYSYLDANGVVQTVKYLSDDLNGFRVAATNLPVAPSDHSRQQPPPQQPQQQQQPDQRPVDSGFVVPMSVTETPEVKAARRAHEAAHREAIARNMNMSD, from the exons ATGAGGACACTCCTG GCTGTGCTGAGCGCCCTGCTGGCGTTGGTGGCCGCCGCCCCCAAGGCCTCCCCTGGCTTCCTGTCCTCCTTCctgccgcccccgccacccccaccGGAACGGTTCGAGGATTACGACTACAACGACTACGGGGGcggcaacggcaacggcaacggcaacggcaacgggaatggcggcgggggcggcgggaacGGTGGGGGCGGGACGGACGGCGCTCTGCTGGGCGGTTACTCGTACGTGGACGCCAACGGCCACCTGCAGAGCGTGCACTACGTCAGCAACGGCTTCCGCCTGCTGCACACCTACCCCGCCTCGGAGGTGAAGCCGCAGCAGCCTCAGCTGCAGCACCACAAGCCGgccccgccgccgcctccgccaccaccaccaccaccaccaccaccgccgaccacgaccaccacgaccaccacaACCACTACCCCACCGCCCAGACAGAACGGAGGTGGGTTCTCTGTGAACGGCATAGGAGGCTCCAGCGCCGGCGGTGGCAGCTTCAACGGTTTCGGCGGCTCTGGCAGCAGCTTCGGCAGTGGAGGTGGTGCCGGTGGCGCCAGCGGCAGCGTCAACGGAGATGTCCACTCGCTGAACAAGTTCTTCTACTCTTTTACTGACCCTACCACATTCGCCACGGCCAACACGGGCTTCCCCGTCCAGCACAACACGTACCTCGCGCATTCCGGCTACCCGGTGGCGCCGTCCAACCTGTACGGCTACGGGTACGCCCCTGCCGCCCCCGCGGCCGTCGCGACTGCCTTACCTGCGCCGACGGCTGCGACGTACACGGCTCCCGCGCCGATCACGTACACGGCCCACACGTATGCCGCCGCAGCGCCGGCGAAGATCACGTACACATCCGCCGCGCCGGCCAAGATCGCCTCGTTCGCCGCGGCCCCGGCTTCAGTCGCCACGTacaccgccgccgcc ACGTACACGGCGGCCGCCGCTCCAGCTACGGTAACGTACACCGCCCCCGCGCCCGCGACCTTCACGTACACGGCCCCCGCGCACCCCACCACGCTCACGTACGCGGCGGCGGCTCCCGCGCGCATCGCGACGTACGCCGCCCCGGCGCCCGTAGCGACGTACGCGGCGCCCGCCCCCCTGCCGtacgcgacgacggcggcggtgcTGCCGGGGGTGCAGACGCAGTACCATGCGCAGGGCGAGCTCGGCCAGTACACGTACGGGTACGTCGGGCAGCTGTCGGCCAAGCACGAGGCGGGCGGCGGCGACGGCACCGTGGCCGGCGGCTACTCCTACCTGGACGCGAACGGCGTCGTGCAGACGGTCAAGTACCTGTCGGACGACCTGAACGGCTTCCGGGTGGCCGCCACCAACCTGCCCGTAGCGCCCTCCGACCACAGCCGCCAGCAACCGCCcccgcagcagccgcagcagcagcagcagccggacCAGAGGCCCGTCGACTCCGGCTTCGTGGTGCCGATGTCGGTGACCGAGACGCCGGAGGTGAAGGCGGCACGCAGAGCTCACGAGGCGGCGCACCGAGAGGCCATCGCCAGGAACATGAACATGTCTGACTAG